The genomic window AGGCCATGTCAATCGACGCTGCGCTGCAGAGCTATCTGCAGGACCGGAGACTGGATCAGGCCGTTGCGGACCTGATAGGTCAGGCCGCGACCGTCCCGGGACTGGCCCGACGCTGCGAGCAGGCGGGGATCGACCCGGCCGCGGTCACCTCGGTCGCTGCCCTGTCCGAGCTGCCCGTGCTGGCCAAGGACGCGGTCATCGCGCTGCAGCGTGCGGACCCGCCGTTTGGCGGGCTGTTGGCGCAGGACGCGGACGTGGTGCGCGTCTTCCAGTCGCCGGGCCCGCTCTATGAGCCGCAGCTGGACGGTGCCGACAGCTGGCGCTGGGGGCAGGTCTTCGCCGATCTCGGTGTGGGAGAAGGGGACACGGTCCTCAACTGCTTCGGCTATCACCTGTCACCGGCCGGCGCGATGATGGAGGAGGGCGCGCGGGCCGCCGGTGCCCGGGTGCTGCCTGGTGGCATCGGCAACCAGGACCTCCAGGTGGGCGCGATCGCCGACCTGGGCATCACGGCATACGCCGGCCTGCCCAGCTATCTCAAGGCCCTGGTCGAGCGGTATGACGAGGCCGGGCTCCCGCGCGAGAGGTGGCGGTTGGACCGGGCGATGGTGACTGCCGAGCCGCTGCCCGACTCGCTGCGTGCACTGCTGGTCGAGCGGGTGCCGACGGTGCGGATGGCCTATGGCACGGGGGAGACCGGGCTGTTGGCCTATGAGAACGGTGACGGCGCCGGCCTGGTGCTCGCTGATGGTGTGCTCGTGCAGGTCTGTGACATCGCGACCGGGGCACCGATCACCGACGAGACCGAGGGCGAGGTCGTGGTGACGGTGCTGCGGCCGCACTATCCGCTGGTGCGCTTTGGCACCGGCGACCTCTCCGGCTGGATGCTCGGGCCGGACGGGTCGCTGCGGCTGCGCGGGGTGCTCGGCCGGACCGGGTCGGCGGTGAAGGTCAAGGGGATGTTCCTGCACCCGACCCAGGTCGCGGCCGTGCTGGGTGGCATCGGGGGTGTGGCCGGCTATCGGTTCGTGATCGGACGCGAGGACCACAAGGACACACTGCGCTGCGAGGTTGTGGCCGACCCGGGCGCCGATGCTGATGCGCTGGTGGCTGAGATCGGTTCGCGGGTGCGCGAGGGCCTGCGCTTCCGGGCCGAGGTCGTGGTCGTCCAGGCGCTCACGGAGGGTGACGGGCCGATCGTGGACACGCGCGACTGGTCGTGAGTGTCGGTCCGCTCATCCCGGGGCGAGGCGACGCAGATCACACCTATTTCTTACTACTACGTGTAGTTAATTAGCCTGCGCGGTGAGACGATGGTGCCCAGCGGCAACTGGTGCCGCGTCACCGCCTGAGCAGGAGCCACGAATCATGCGTCTGTCCGCCGTCCTCGCCGCCTCCACCCTCGCACTCGTCGCCGTGGCCGGGTGCAGCACCGAACCCGACGAGACGGCGGCGCGGGACACCGCCGCTGAGGTCGCAGGCGCTGAGTCGGCGCTGCTTGCTGAGCACGGGTTGCAGGGGATGACCGCCACGCAGATCGTGGACACACTGGACGCCTCGACCGACCCGCGACCGTTGGCTCTGGGGGCCTCGGTGAAGCCAGGTCAGGTGATGCTGACCGATGGTGCCGAGGAGATTCTCCTGGATCTGCCGGAGGACAAGTTCTATGTCTCGATCGCCCCGTTCGTGGACTCCACCCATGAGTGCTACTTCCACAGCCTGGGCACGTGCCAGGGCGAACTGACCCAGGAGCCCGTCCAGGTGAAAATCACCGACGCGGGCGGAGACATCCTGGTCGATGAGGAGGTGACGACCGGCACCAACGGGTTCGCAGGGTTCTGGCTGCCGCGTGACATCGCCGGGACCATCGAGATCGAGCACGAGGGTCGCACCGGCTCGGTCGACTTCACCACGGACGACGAGAGCCCTACCTGCATCACCACGCTGCAGCTCTCCGCCTGAGGGTCGGACGCGTCGTGGGGCTCGACCCTCGGGGCGCCGCTCTCACGAGTGGCGAGGGTGCGGTCAGGCGGTGCGCCTGCCCGCGCGCTGTCAGGCAGCGTCCCTGGCGGGACGGTCCCAGGCGAGAGCCGCGAGGGCCAGGGCCGCGACGAACAGCCCGAAGTCACGCAGCGCTACGTCATAGAAGTCGCCCATCGTGACCAGGTTGAGGATGATGCCGGCGAGCCAGGCGGCGACCAGCAGCGCGCCATACCTCGGGGCGATCGCAACGACGATGCCCGCGACGATCTCGACGAGCCCGACCATCAGCATCGCCTGGTGGGTGGTGCCCGGCACGATGTTGTCGATCCAGGGCGCGAGGTAAGCGTCCCAGTCGGTCAGCAGGCCCAGGAACTTGTCCAG from Ornithinimicrobium cryptoxanthini includes these protein-coding regions:
- a CDS encoding phenylacetate--CoA ligase family protein; protein product: MSIDAALQSYLQDRRLDQAVADLIGQAATVPGLARRCEQAGIDPAAVTSVAALSELPVLAKDAVIALQRADPPFGGLLAQDADVVRVFQSPGPLYEPQLDGADSWRWGQVFADLGVGEGDTVLNCFGYHLSPAGAMMEEGARAAGARVLPGGIGNQDLQVGAIADLGITAYAGLPSYLKALVERYDEAGLPRERWRLDRAMVTAEPLPDSLRALLVERVPTVRMAYGTGETGLLAYENGDGAGLVLADGVLVQVCDIATGAPITDETEGEVVVTVLRPHYPLVRFGTGDLSGWMLGPDGSLRLRGVLGRTGSAVKVKGMFLHPTQVAAVLGGIGGVAGYRFVIGREDHKDTLRCEVVADPGADADALVAEIGSRVREGLRFRAEVVVVQALTEGDGPIVDTRDWS
- a CDS encoding CueP family metal-binding protein translates to MRLSAVLAASTLALVAVAGCSTEPDETAARDTAAEVAGAESALLAEHGLQGMTATQIVDTLDASTDPRPLALGASVKPGQVMLTDGAEEILLDLPEDKFYVSIAPFVDSTHECYFHSLGTCQGELTQEPVQVKITDAGGDILVDEEVTTGTNGFAGFWLPRDIAGTIEIEHEGRTGSVDFTTDDESPTCITTLQLSA